In Oncorhynchus tshawytscha isolate Ot180627B linkage group LG08, Otsh_v2.0, whole genome shotgun sequence, the genomic window TGATAGCAGTCAGTCGGTCAGCACGAACCTGCTAAAACAGCAGTCTCTAAAACAACTGACTCTGTTGGCTTGGTCTTCGGCGTATATCTTCAACGTATGGAGCATGCAATATAAACCATATTTACTTTTGTTAGAACTGTCCGCTGCTGTGCAAATGCTCGAATTAGCTACCACACCAACATTTTTCCGAGAGGACCTTGCCTCTCGGCCAACCCTCGCGATTTTCCATATCCAATAAGATTCCAATAGGCTCCAGCTGCGACGTCATCTCTCAGAGCAGTCATCTCTCAGGGCCTCTCttcttcttcgatgaggtttaaccgcggttggcatccaataaatgttgcattaccgccacctactagactggagtacaactcccttatactttgtTTGAACGAAATAAACAAATACTCAACCATCTAACACAACActcacaaaaaataaaaataacaccaccctactccactatttaaatgtatttagtcctacctcgggcaaacaacctgaaaggatgggacaccgccacttaacacaccctgtaactcttctgatgtcaagtcttgcacacccaaatacttctctgcagctgccaccacaacctcaattttctgcAACGTacattccatccctgcagtacagttgaccATTGCTATAAATTCTAAAAAATCCAATCCTACTGAAAGATATATCACTTGTACATATCTAcaactcacaccactcctctcaggatcgcTCCCCCTTGACCCATTCTCCTCAACTtccttcactgcctcagcatacaactatttctgcactactctaaccctggaaacctcaacctgcttCTCTCATGCTGATCATTTCTGATgcccagccccatgggcacccctgcaattaacacataccactactttccccaatgctacacattcctttgtttCATGCCctgctgcacacttctcacaccttggaacctccctcctacacactgctgccacatgcccataagcttgacacctgtaacaatgtAATGTGTTCGGCACAAAAGCTCGCACAGGTCTGTGACATCGAGGTGATAATACTGCGAATACGCGGGAACTCGTAAATCTTTTTCTTTGAGGAGAGAATCTCTGTCAAATGTATTCCCAGAGGAAGATATCTGTTACTCTATGGGTCGTTGTGGTTTGGACAAGGCTACTTACATTTAAACTATTTTACTtttaagatgtgtgtgtgtatgtcacagTTACACCGTTTGACCAACAATTTAAGAAAGGATGAGAATAACTTATTTACAAAGTTTTATTCCTCTCAACATTAAATGAATCAGCAACTAATAGATACATTGAACATAGTACACGTGGGCAGTTATCCCCCCCCTCTGATTTTCTAAATCAACCTGCTTCATGTCTACCTACCAAAGGTCTACCTTGCTGCATGAATCTGTTCATGTATTTTCAGGTCCACTCTAGAATAGAATCTGTTCCCACAGTCCGTGCAGTTGTAAGGCCTCTCTGCAGTGTGAAGGACCCGGTGTTTCTCCAAGCCGCTCTGAAGgctgaagctcttcccacactgagagCAGCTGAATGCCCTCTCCCTCGTGTGGCGCTGCATGTGTACCCTGAAGTGGCACATGTACACAAAACCCATACCACACTGGGAGCAGGTGAAGGCCTTCTTCCCTGTGTGGTGGTACTTCTGGTGGTCTTTCAGGTTTCGGAGCTGAGGGAAGCTCTTCCCACAGTGTGGGCAGCTGAAGGGTTTGACCCTCAGCTGTGCCGTTGTGTTGATGCTTTCGAGGGCCCCCACAGCATGCTCTGTCCCCTGTGTGGGTATCACTGACCTTGAAAGTAGGATCTGCTCCTTCCTGATCCATGGTGTTGGAGGTAGTGGAGGCTCCCTGGCCAATGGTgctggaggtagaggtggaggctcACTGCCCCATGGTGCTGGAGGAAAAGGCTCACTGGCCCATGGTGCTGGAGGAAGAGGCTCACTGGCCCATGGTGCTGGGAGTGGAGGTGGAGGCTGAGGCTCACTGGTCCAAGCCCCAGCATGTGAGCTCAATCTCTGCAGACGACTCAGGCTCACTATGGAGGCATCTGTGGATGTGACCATCTGGGTAACCAGATCCTCCCAGTCATTGGGCTCTTCTTTGATATGGACCACATGGGCCTCCCTCTCGTCCATCCTTTCAGAGACACAGGAAGAGCTGGGTGTGGCCATTTCCTGTGGACCCTTTCTCTCTGGGAGAGTGCTGGGTCCACCTGACTGGAACATCTCCTGTTTGATAACACAACCTTCCTCTGCTCCTGAGGATGGAACAGAAATAAGTTATAGATCCtatatcaggtgtgtgtgtgtgttagtctgattaatcaggctgtaatacacaatTAATTGGTAGATACAGCCTGAAACTAATGCCTGCAAAACTGTGTAAAATGCTCCTTAAAAGCCAGAATAGTgaatacaattacatttaaactctagCGGTTGTCTGTGTGGTTTGTCCTTCAGCtgctcaaaatttgagacaaaatataCACAGTTAAGTGCTcttttctacattttttaaagagTTGGAAGGTATATGGTCAGTAGGTATATGGTTCAGTTCAGCACTGAAGTAAAGTTAGTTTTATATTCGATATTCGGTTCTCTCATCAATAGCTACTGAACCAAGCATGCCATGACAatgaaaaaaaatcttatttaaataaaaaaaagtgtattGTTCTCCATCCCCCCCTGATTCAGAATATAAACATTTTATACCAATAAAAATAACTTTACCTCTGTGCCGAACCAAACTATATACCTACCGGCTCTTTAAAGTCGGGTAAACAATACTTTtctgtggatattttgtctcaaTTTTTGAGCAGCTGAAGGACAAACCGCACAGAAACCAGTAcaccctccgatgaaccatcaaaacaggcaaagcgccaatacaggactaagatcgaatcctactacaccggctctgacgcgcatcggatgtggcagggcttgcaaactattacggattacaaagggaaacccagctgcaaattgcccagtgacacgagcctaccaggagctaaatgccttctatgctcgctacaaggcaagcaacactgatccatgcatgagagcactagctgttccggacaactgtgtgatcacgctctccgtagccgaatgcgagtaagacctttaaacatgttaacattcacaaggccgcagggccagacggagtACGAggacgcgtactcagagcatgcgttgACCCGCTagcatgtgtcttcactgacattttcaacctctccctgacccagtctgtaaaacctacatgttttaagcagatcaccatagtccctgtgcccaagaacgccaaggtctaaatgactatcgccccgtagccatgaaatgctctGAAAGGCTggacatggttcacatcaacaccatcatcccagacaccctggacccactccaattcgcataccgccccaacagatccacagatgacacaatctctatttctatctctactccacactgccctttcccacttggtcaagaggaacacctatgtgagaatgctgttccttGACTACAgtgcagcattcaacaccatagttccctctaagcccatcactaagctaaggaccctgggactgaacacctccctctgcaactggatcctggacttcctgaggggccACCCCCAGgcggtaagggtaggcaacaacacatccgcaacgctgaccctcaacacgggggcccctcaggggtgtgggCTTAGGGTTGTGTGCTTCCCCTCCTGtactgaaatcaaatcaaattgtattcatcacatgcttcgtgaacaacaggtgtggactaacagtgaaatgcttacacaacaacacagagaaaataaaatattgaaaaaTTGAAAAGTAAAGcacataataataaatacacaatgagtaatgataacttggctacaaggtaccagtagagtcaatgtgcagtggtacaCGGTAATAGATGGAAAATATGTACATTTAACTAGGAATAAAATTACAGATAGCAAACTGTACCcgcagcagcagcatatgtgatgagtcaaaaaagtgtgtggggaggggggcggtataccgtattttaTGACATACCTGTATTGATGCAGgtaccggtttgggtttttactttagcTTCTATGCCAATATTTGAATATTTAGattgttaaatgtgatatgccatgtgtaatgtcaatttttatagtttacttcgcTACTTGAGTCGTCTTTCtccgctctttctctccctgacaTTTTCCACACAGACTCCGAAGCCACTAGCTAGCAGTCAGCTATcctttgctagcggtcatcagctaccttGAACCCGGACAACTCTCGCCAGTCTGTACAgcgtgactcaaaccagagctaGTCGGACTTATTCTTCTCTATCtccagattcctaccgcaagctctgaacttttttatttttattatgatatttttttatttattttttccaccTGGAATTATAGCAGCTAACGACCCCTGAACGCACAGCCGCTTTTCTGCGGCCTGTTAGCTATCTTAAGCACATTGGACTGCTGACTTAAGAGGCCCTTCGGACAAATTTCTTCCGCCACtatacatattttgccaattggcctggtttaccacacggagccctgctgatcgTCCGCTGATGTAACTGCACGAGGGGGGCACAACAGACTTCCCACCGTCACGTCATCCCTCTaaggcctttctgttagcctgctagccccgTGCCGCTAGCTGCTTGAAGCCACGCACTGGACTTGTATGATTacccggctacgcatgcctttCCCTAACGTCACCATGCCGTGTcgattgctgttctggtttgtaactattgttttatttcactgttgaGGCTCTAGCACTGCTCAACACGCCCCGGCTAACAATTtagttccaccccccacacacgcagtgacatcacctggtttaaatgctatttctagagacaatatctcttttaTTATCACTGTATGCACAAGTTTAgccccactgtattcacatcctactatacctttgtctgtacattatgccttgaatatattctaccgtccccagaaatctgctcctttaactctctgttctgaacgtactaggCGTCCAGTTCagttagcctttagccgtacccttatccttctcctcctctgttcttccagtgatgtagaggttaatccaggccctgcagtgtctacctccactcccatcccccaggctctctcatttgttgacttttgcaaccgtaaaagccttggtttcatgaatgttaacattagaagcctcctccctaagtttgttttattcactgccctagcacactccaccaatccggatgtcctagctgtgtctgaatcttggcttaggaagaccaccaaaaaccttgacatttccattcctaactataacattttccgacaagatagaactgccaaagggggcggtgttgcagtttactgcaaagttagcctgcagagttctgtcctactatccaggtctgtacccaaacaatttgagcttctacttctaaaaatgaacctttccagaaacaaatctctcaccattgccgcttgctatagaccaccaaatTGCTATAtaaccccaaatccataaacacgagcaccctcatagatatcatcctaactaactcacccttcaaatacacctctgctgttgtCAACcaagatcactgcctcattgcctgcatccgtaatgggtctgcgagcaaacgaccacccctcatcactgtcaaacgctccctaaaacacttctgcgagcaggcctttctaatcgacctggccggggtatcctggaacaacattgacctcatcccgacagtagaggatgcctggttattctttaaaagtgccttccacACCATCTTAAATAGGTATGCCCCATTCataaaatgtagaaccaggaatagattgtgcccttggttcactccagacctgtctgcccttgaccagcacaaaaacatcctgtggcgttctgcattttcatcgaatagcccctgtgatatgcaacttttcagggaagttaggaaccaatattaacaggcagttaggaaagctaaggctagcttttttaaacagaaatttgcatcctgcagtacaaactcaaaaaagttctgggacactgtaaagtccatggagaataagagcacctcatcccagctacccactgctctgaggctaggaaacactgttacaactgacaaatccactataattgagaatttcaataagcatttctctacggctggccatactttccacctggctacccctaccccggtcaactgcccagcatcctccacagcaacccacccaagcccccaccatttctccttcacccatatccagatagctgatgttctgaaagagcggcaaaatctggacccctacaaatcaggcgggctagacaatctggaccctctctttctaaaattatctgccgaaattgttgcaacccctattgctagcctgttcaacctctctttcttatcgtctgagattcccatagattggaaagctgccgcggtcatcctcctcttcaaagggggagacactctagacccaaactgctacagacctatatctatcctaccctgtatatctaaggtcttcgaaaaccaagttaacaaacagattactgaccattttgaatcacatcgtaccttctccgctatgcaatctggtttccgagctggtcatgggtgcacctcagccacgctcaaggtccttaacgatatcataaccgccatcggtaagagacattactgtgcagctgtattcatcgacctggccaaggcttttgactctgtcaatcaccacattcttattggcagactcaacagccttggtttctcaaattattgccttgcctggttcaccaactacttctctgatagagctcagtgtgtcaaatcggagggcctgttgtccggacctctggcagtctctatgagggtgccacagggttcaattctcgggccaactctcttctctgtatacatcaatgtcactcttgctgctggtgattctctaatccacctctacgcagacgacaccattctgtatacttctggtccttctttggacagtgtgttaactaacctccagacgtgcttcaatgccatacaactctccttcatgctgctgttccagctgacctgagccctagaccatgccccaggactacctgacatgatgactccttgctgtcaccTGGCCATGTTAGCtgcgtggcctccaactgctcttaaacgcaaataaaactaaatgcatgcttttcaactgatcattgcccgcacctgcccgcccatccagcatcactactctggacggctcttgacttagaatatgtgaacaactacaaatacctaggtgtctggctagactgtaaactctccttccagactcagccattaagcatctccaatcaaaaattaaatctagaaatcggcttcctatttgatttgattttcgcaacaaagtctggctagactgtaaactctccttcactcatgctgccaaacataccctcgtaaaactgaccatcctaccgatccttgacttcggcgatgtcatctataaaatagcctccaacactctactcagcaaactggatgtagtctatcacagtgccatccgttttgtcaccaaagtcccatatactacccaccactgcgacctgtacgctctcgttggctggccctcgcttatTATGCAAAGCAATAATTTATTAGccacatgaagtagctaagagaaaacattcAATCAAACCAAAGCTTATAGGGTCCCGTAGGAAACACTTACCAAAACtttagttcctaccctgtcacaataactgctccctggcattttaattcgttgtcatctcaaacaacgctgtattcaaagtgcccactattatatgattcacaagtcaaatcgcaattgcaacatttggttgaAAATAAATCCTAGATTATTTGCCAatatcgtgcagccctacgtGACAGTGTGGAAGTGATCTCTattgagcagtggtgtaaagtacttaataagtagtacttgaaagtatttttacttaagtctttttgttggtatctgtacttcacttttcatttttgacaacttttacttttacttcacaacattcctaaagaaaatactgtactttttactccatacattttccctgacacctaaaagtactcgttacattttgaatgcttagcaggacaggaaaatggtcaaattcacacacttgtcaagacaacatccctggtcatctactatCTTTGatatggaggactcactaaacacaaatgctttgtatgtaaattatgtctgagtgttggagtgtgccccttgctattcgtaaataaaatttaaaaaaagaaaatggtgccatctggttcgCTTAACAtagggaatttgaaattatttatacttttacttctgatacttaagtacattttatcaattacatttacttttgatacttaagtatatttaaaaccaaaaactttcatattttactcaagtagtattttactgggtgactttcacttttacttgagtaattttctattaacagatctttacttttactcaagtatgacaattgggtactttttccaccactgcaactGAGTGCAGGACATGCAGAAATGATAAGTGCTGAAATTTGTTTTGGTTGAAGCTGAATTGAatagtataaaacaatcagaatggagaaatactaattgaaatcacttagaatgtatgtgttgacACCCTAGGATCattcactactcatgaagcaaatgtagaacttctattattcaaaaactaaaaatacccttcaatttaaaaaaaaatactgtgaTATAATATtttgtccatattgcccagccctaaAACTTGGTTAATAAGTACCGCTTTCCATGCAGTAGcatagggctttcctctgacatcaTCTGGTGTAAAGATCCTGACTGGAAGGGAGCtcggcccaagtgatgtactgggctgtacgcactaccctctgtaacaccttgcagtcagatgccaagcagttgccataccaagtggtgatgcagccagtcaagatgctcttaatggcgcagctgtagaactttatgaggatctgagggcccatgccaaatcttttcagcctcctgggggaataggcattgttgttccctcttcacgactgtgttggtgtgtttggaccagtggaggctgccgagggaaggacggctcataataatggctggaatggaatgcttcaaacacatggggcggcagggtagcctagtggttagagcgttggactagtaaccggaaggttgcaagttcaaacccccgagctgacaaggtacaaatctgtcgttctgcccctgaacaggcagttaacccactgttcctaggccgtcattgaaaataagaatttgttcttaactgacttgcctggttaaataaatgtataaaaaaacaacaatgtgtttgataccattctaattccgctccagccattaccacaagcccgtcctccccaattaaggtgccaccaacctcctgtggtttggtgatagatccttagtgatgtggacactgaggaccTTGAAGCTCTCCACCTGcgatgtgaatgggggcttgCTCGGCCCTCCGtatagctcctttgtcttgctcagattgagggagaggttgttgtaatGGCACGACACTGACATATTTCTGACCTACTGCCTATAGACTGTCTtatcgtcgtcggtgatcaggcctaccacaacCGTGTCAAGCAGCTCAATCAGCCAAGCTCCCTGCCCTCCAAGACCTCTTTACCAGgcattgtcagaggaaggccctaaaactggtcaaagactccagccacctaaatcatagactgttctctctgctaccacatgacaAGTGGAACCAACAGggtcctgaacagcttctaccccccctcccccaagccttaagactgctTAAGagttagtccgggtagctattgggTAACTATTTTGCTATCCTGATTAGTGTTGTCACGACACCAGAATTTTGACttcgataccaggtttagtatcacaatACTCAATACATCACGATACTCGATACCACAAAAAAAAGGCATATTAGCCAAAGTCACTTGATCCAGACAGAGCAGTAGCTGAGTTTCTGTTTAATTGTTGGGCATTTTTTTGTTCAATATCATTATTATATTAGAACATTTTTACATAATTTTTTTTAGAGCCATGTTTGCATTAATTGAATTAATTATACAATCAATTTGACTTTATTTTTACCAATCTAACTACAAACAACATAATGGTAATCATTTCTTTTAATGGTAAATCTCTATTTACACTGAATATTCTGACTCATCATATATGCTGCTGCAACGGTTGATGGTCTGTCAGTTTATTCcgagttatatgtacatatctaccccaAATACCTCATATCCCTGCACATTAACACGGTACTGGTACcacgtatatagccatgttattacctcgtacccctgcacattaactcagtactggtaccccttgtttatagcaaagttatcgttactcattgtgtatctattattacgtggtactttttaaaaattatttgcAAATGTTATTTCTCTCTGCACTGTTGGGAAAGAtttggaagcatttcactgttagcccacacacctgttgtttacgaagcatgtgatcaATAGAATTAGATTTTAATTTGAGTACatttaaatgacattttattcATATTCTGGCTTGTAAGGAAAATGTACACGATTTTGCAGGTATATGTTTCAGGCTGTATATACCAATTAattgtgtattacagcctgattaatcagactgtgtgtgtgtgtatatatatacacacacacacacacacatctcctcacTCACCTAACAgagcctcttccctctcctcagtGTCTCCAGCACAACCACATCTTCTACacccccccctctgctctctctcttccctcttctttttatgctctctctcttcaacttccctcctcttcctctcctcctcgccatccctccatctctgctcACACTGCTGCAGCCTCTCCTTCAAGATTTCCACTTCCCGCTTGCTCCCAGTCACTTCCTTCAGGAAGCTGTCCTTCACCAGCCGAGTGATCTCATGCACAGCAGTTTTGAGGACCGTTTCCATGACTCCATTGAGCTGGTACTGGAAGGTGAGGATGGCCTCTGACATAACTGCAACAACATCAATCCAACACTGGAAAATCAACCCCCCTTCCCTTATTGGTACCAGTCCCAGAGTTCAGTCTTCTATGGATGAGCTGCCCCCCTTGTTTCCCAGTTTGGTTCACTATAATGGAAAGACTTGGATTTAGCCTCCTCCAGATCACACCAGTGCCCAGAGTCAGGTATCGCTTCCTCCTAGAAACAGGGGCAAACTGTCAAATACACCAAATGTGGTCTTGATGTGCCTCAAATATCTTGTCAGTTCACCTACCAATAATTTAGCCCTGACACATGACTGTGACAAACAAATTAATAAACCCTTACTTACACCACGTTTGGCTGTGGTTAGGTAAACCTCATAACGTTATGATTTAGGTGCTTTTAGCAACGCATGTGATTTAATAATACAATCATTTAGATGTCTCAAATTCCCCCACCATAATGACTAACCGTCCTGCCCTCCTGCACAGTAAGTTGAAATGGAATTGTATTTTACTCTTGGTTTCCCCTGGACTGTTTCTGTGCCACCCAATACAATAGAAAGCAACGGTAGAATGTAAATACAGGTATCGCTTCCTCCTAGAAACAGGGGCAAACTGTCAAATACACCAAATGTGGTCTTGATGTGCCTCAAATATCTTGTCAGTTATAGGCAGCTCACGTACCAATGATTTAGCGCAGCAACATGCTCGTAACTAACAAATTAATAAACCCGTACACCCTTTTTTACTTGTGGGTAGGTGGTATGATGTATCAaacttgctagctagctt contains:
- the LOC112256111 gene encoding zinc finger protein 517 isoform X1: MSEAILTFQYQLNGVMETVLKTAVHEITRLVKDSFLKEVTGSKREVEILKERLQQCEQRWRDGEEERKRREVEEREHKKKREEREQRGGCRRCGCAGDTEEREEALLGAEEGCVIKQEMFQSGGPSTLPERKGPQEMATPSSSCVSERMDEREAHVVHIKEEPNDWEDLVTQMVTSTDASIVSLSRLQRLSSHAGAWTSEPQPPPPLPAPWASEPLPPAPWASEPFPPAPWGSEPPPLPPAPLAREPPLPPTPWIRKEQILLSRSVIPTQGTEHAVGALESINTTAQLRVKPFSCPHCGKSFPQLRNLKDHQKYHHTGKKAFTCSQCGMGFVYMCHFRVHMQRHTRERAFSCSQCGKSFSLQSGLEKHRVLHTAERPYNCTDCGNRFYSRVDLKIHEQIHAAR